The Bacillus carboniphilus genome contains a region encoding:
- a CDS encoding 3-hydroxyacyl-CoA dehydrogenase family protein encodes MKIEDIDSIAVIGAGQMGHQIAMLCCLGGFKTFLYDKEELALKNAKQKLDQLTSRWIEKQRFSEDKIEIAYKNLIFTTNFLEAVSNTPFIIEAVVEKLSVKQEVFRKLDECAPKEAILATNSSTIVNSLLAEVTNRKEKVINMHFFFPPVKMDCVEIVKSDQTSQETTLITEAVCDKINRSAVVLEKEISGFVANRILGALQKEAVYLYENGYASFEDIDLVCKKALNHPLGPFELMDLSGIDVGYYVMQQRYEETGDPLDKPFKCLEDKVKKGHLGRKTGKGFYQYSP; translated from the coding sequence ATGAAGATTGAAGATATTGATTCCATTGCAGTAATTGGAGCAGGTCAAATGGGTCACCAAATAGCCATGCTATGTTGTTTAGGAGGATTCAAAACTTTTTTGTATGATAAAGAAGAACTAGCATTGAAAAATGCTAAACAAAAACTCGATCAGTTAACGAGTAGATGGATTGAAAAACAAAGATTTTCTGAAGATAAAATTGAAATCGCTTACAAAAATCTGATCTTCACGACAAATTTTTTAGAAGCCGTTTCGAATACACCGTTTATAATAGAAGCCGTAGTTGAAAAGCTATCCGTAAAGCAAGAGGTTTTTCGAAAGTTAGATGAGTGTGCTCCAAAGGAAGCCATCCTTGCGACAAATAGTTCAACTATTGTCAATTCGTTATTAGCTGAAGTAACGAATCGGAAAGAAAAAGTTATTAACATGCACTTTTTCTTTCCACCAGTGAAAATGGATTGTGTTGAGATTGTTAAAAGTGATCAAACAAGTCAGGAAACGACTTTAATTACAGAGGCTGTCTGTGACAAGATTAATCGAAGTGCAGTAGTCCTTGAAAAAGAAATCTCTGGTTTTGTCGCCAATCGTATTTTAGGAGCCTTGCAAAAAGAGGCGGTATACTTATATGAAAATGGTTACGCTAGCTTTGAAGATATTGATCTAGTTTGTAAAAAAGCACTTAATCATCCTCTTGGACCGTTTGAGTTAATGGATTTATCAGGTATTGATGTTGGTTATTATGTCATGCAGCAAAGGTATGAGGAAACAGGAGATCCTTTGGATAAGCCATTTAAGTGTTTAGAGGATAAAGTAAAAAAAGGTCATCTAGGTAGAAAGACCGGTAAAGGGTTTTATCAATATTCACCTTAA
- a CDS encoding ATP-binding protein, with protein sequence MKKELNETKDPIQLIEVYILLSESGHFRFVSTNCFQLLGYEQQELIGKNIRHYVHEEDIFLIDSYFYNDHHLEPLFLRLVKEDGSCLWVEATVEIIQNQLCNQTEIIIKIKPREIDYSLNDHLPTREQSLPYGQTPIDYAYLNDIPTPIVITIEDSIVFVNHYCLFLLGAKATSEIVGKKIEQFIYGYDSSILTTSKKTEQKWKRLDGQMLEIEMKTGRMMFKGKDANIMTLMDITSRKSFQKLLQKNRERYQRLIQNSVDTIAVIHENKWVFINESGLKLFNVPNYSNILGHDVFSNLNKEYHSNVKEMFSHILCKVKEKTIANLTWATPNQQEVYTEMISLPTTYFGEPAVQVILRDLSERKQAEELMLQSEKLSVAGQLAAGIAHEIRNPLTAIKGFLQLMRGEELKNDEYVDIVFSELNRVELILSELLLLAKPQKAQLKEIAIHKILNDVITLLETEANMKNVQIVKDIKQEEPIVCDENQIKQVFINLIKNAIEAMPNGGKVNVELENKSNHEIVIKVVDEGEGIPDHLIKKLGEPFITTKPNGTGLGLMITYKIIHHHQGAINVYSKKGKGTTFEVLLPKTFPFEEVVD encoded by the coding sequence ATGAAAAAAGAACTAAACGAAACAAAGGATCCTATTCAATTAATTGAGGTTTATATCCTTTTATCGGAAAGTGGTCATTTTCGTTTTGTTTCAACCAATTGTTTTCAACTGTTAGGCTATGAACAGCAGGAGCTCATCGGAAAAAATATTAGACACTATGTTCATGAAGAAGACATTTTTTTAATAGATTCTTATTTTTACAATGACCACCATCTTGAACCTTTGTTTCTTCGTCTTGTTAAAGAGGATGGTTCCTGTTTATGGGTTGAAGCGACTGTCGAAATTATTCAAAATCAGCTATGCAATCAGACAGAAATTATTATTAAAATTAAACCTCGTGAAATAGATTATTCATTGAATGATCACCTTCCAACTCGAGAACAATCACTTCCATATGGACAAACCCCCATTGATTATGCTTATTTAAATGATATACCTACTCCTATTGTCATAACAATAGAGGATTCAATCGTATTTGTTAATCATTATTGTCTTTTTCTTTTAGGTGCAAAAGCTACAAGTGAAATTGTAGGTAAGAAGATTGAGCAATTCATTTATGGTTATGATTCATCTATTTTGACCACCTCGAAAAAAACGGAGCAAAAATGGAAAAGGTTAGATGGACAAATGTTAGAGATTGAAATGAAGACAGGAAGAATGATGTTTAAAGGAAAAGATGCTAATATCATGACATTAATGGACATTACATCACGAAAAAGTTTTCAAAAATTACTACAAAAAAATAGAGAGCGTTATCAAAGGTTAATTCAAAACTCTGTAGATACAATCGCTGTTATCCACGAAAATAAGTGGGTTTTTATCAATGAATCTGGGCTCAAGCTGTTTAATGTCCCTAATTATTCAAACATTTTAGGTCATGACGTCTTTTCGAACTTAAATAAAGAATATCATTCAAATGTAAAGGAAATGTTCTCGCATATTTTATGTAAGGTTAAAGAAAAAACAATCGCCAATTTGACATGGGCTACTCCCAATCAACAAGAAGTTTATACTGAAATGATTTCATTGCCTACAACTTATTTTGGTGAACCTGCTGTACAAGTAATATTAAGGGATTTGTCTGAGCGAAAGCAGGCGGAAGAGTTAATGCTCCAATCTGAGAAGCTTTCAGTGGCAGGACAATTAGCTGCGGGAATTGCTCATGAAATAAGGAATCCTTTAACAGCCATAAAAGGTTTTTTACAGCTAATGAGGGGAGAAGAACTTAAAAATGATGAATATGTCGATATTGTATTTTCGGAGCTGAATCGAGTCGAACTCATTTTAAGTGAGCTCCTTTTACTAGCTAAGCCCCAAAAAGCACAACTCAAAGAAATTGCTATTCATAAAATATTAAACGATGTTATTACTTTATTAGAGACGGAAGCAAATATGAAAAACGTACAAATCGTTAAGGATATCAAACAAGAAGAGCCCATCGTCTGTGATGAAAATCAGATAAAGCAAGTTTTTATCAATTTAATTAAAAATGCAATAGAAGCGATGCCGAATGGTGGAAAAGTGAACGTTGAACTAGAAAATAAATCCAATCATGAGATCGTGATAAAGGTTGTGGATGAAGGAGAAGGGATTCCAGATCATTTAATAAAGAAACTAGGAGAGCCTTTTATAACAACGAAACCAAATGGAACAGGGTTAGGTCTTATGATTACATATAAAATTATTCATCATCATCAAGGGGCTATTAATGTTTATAGTAAAAAAGGCAAAGGGACAACGTTTGAGGTATTATTACCTAAAACGTTCCCTTTTGAAGAAGTAGTTGATTAA
- a CDS encoding aminotransferase A: MEHTINSQVKNIQISGIRQFFNMVSQYEDVLSLTIGQPDFPTPEHIKEAAKLAIDENFTTYTANAGMLQLRQAIAQYYYDKDQLQYSPKDQIIVTNGASQGIDITFRTILSDGDEVLLPGPIYPGYEPLIKLSEAKPIYVDTTTSNFQITAEQIKPLLSNKTRCIVLPYPSNPTGVSISEEELEKIANLVKGRNIFILSDEIYSELQFSNKHLSIASFLPNQTIIINGLSKSHSMTGFRIGFLLGPAEIVQHVLKVHQYNVSCTCSISQRAALAALTNGRDDPIKMRKEYEKRLDYVYKRLIKMGMDVVKPDGAFYLFPKVPFQNMTSFQFAIDLLEKARVAVVPGSSFSLYGEGYFRLSFAYNMAQLKEALDRLESYCSSIVGP, from the coding sequence ATGGAACATACTATAAATAGTCAAGTGAAAAATATTCAAATTTCAGGGATTCGACAGTTTTTTAACATGGTTTCACAATATGAGGATGTATTATCGTTAACGATAGGACAACCTGATTTTCCAACTCCAGAACATATTAAAGAAGCAGCCAAGCTAGCCATTGATGAAAATTTCACAACCTATACTGCAAATGCAGGAATGTTACAGTTACGTCAAGCCATTGCCCAATACTATTATGATAAAGATCAACTTCAATACTCTCCTAAAGATCAGATTATAGTGACGAACGGTGCCAGTCAAGGAATAGATATAACCTTCCGTACAATTTTATCAGACGGAGATGAAGTTCTCTTACCAGGACCGATTTATCCTGGTTATGAACCTTTAATTAAACTTAGTGAAGCTAAGCCTATTTATGTTGATACAACAACGAGCAATTTTCAGATAACAGCCGAACAAATTAAGCCTTTATTGTCTAATAAAACTCGCTGTATTGTGTTGCCATATCCTTCAAATCCTACAGGCGTATCTATCTCAGAAGAAGAACTAGAGAAGATAGCTAACCTTGTCAAAGGTCGTAATATTTTTATACTGTCGGATGAAATATATAGTGAGCTACAGTTTTCCAATAAGCACCTTTCGATTGCTTCATTTTTGCCCAACCAAACGATCATTATAAATGGTTTGTCTAAATCCCATAGTATGACAGGATTTCGAATTGGTTTTTTACTTGGTCCAGCCGAAATTGTTCAACATGTTTTAAAAGTTCATCAATACAATGTTTCTTGTACTTGTTCCATTTCACAAAGAGCTGCTCTGGCTGCTCTGACAAATGGGAGAGATGATCCGATCAAAATGAGAAAAGAATACGAAAAACGTCTTGACTATGTCTATAAGCGATTAATTAAAATGGGAATGGATGTCGTCAAGCCTGATGGAGCCTTTTATCTTTTTCCAAAAGTTCCTTTTCAAAACATGACTTCTTTTCAATTTGCGATTGATTTACTTGAGAAGGCTAGGGTAGCTGTTGTGCCTGGTAGTTCTTTTTCTTTATATGGTGAGGGCTACTTTAGGCTTTCATTTGCTTATAACATGGCCCAGCTTAAAGAGGCTCTTGATCGATTAGAAAGCTATTGTTCAAGCATAGTTGGACCTTAA
- a CDS encoding RDD family protein — translation MEEIQNSKVESYEYASIGLRFAAHLLDGIILSILSFVLQFVYSLFTISDELYDKILILEQNPESVSEEFAVEIFWELMPIISFFILLLVIMCYLYYAIFQSSKLQATPGKLACSIKVTNVNGERIGFGRATGRFFSKSFISSPIFMIGYIIAFFTAKKQSLHDLIAGTLVLRK, via the coding sequence ATGGAAGAAATACAAAACTCGAAGGTGGAAAGTTATGAGTATGCCAGTATAGGATTAAGGTTTGCTGCACATCTTTTAGATGGAATTATACTATCCATTTTATCATTTGTATTGCAGTTTGTTTATTCACTTTTTACTATAAGTGATGAACTCTATGATAAGATCCTTATTTTAGAACAGAATCCCGAGTCTGTGTCGGAGGAATTTGCTGTTGAAATTTTTTGGGAACTTATGCCTATCATATCTTTTTTTATTTTATTATTAGTTATCATGTGTTACCTTTATTATGCGATTTTCCAATCTTCGAAGCTCCAAGCAACTCCTGGTAAATTAGCATGTAGTATCAAGGTAACAAACGTGAATGGCGAAAGAATTGGCTTTGGTCGAGCAACAGGAAGGTTCTTTAGTAAATCGTTTATTTCTTCACCTATCTTCATGATCGGTTATATTATTGCCTTCTTCACTGCAAAAAAACAAAGCTTACACGATTTAATTGCAGGTACGTTAGTTTTAAGAAAATAA